Proteins co-encoded in one Pyxidicoccus xibeiensis genomic window:
- a CDS encoding HEAT repeat domain-containing protein produces MKSTPPSKHRRVAAVVLAVAALLAAAGLLLSRTQPTPTATPPVASSRDEELPEPPLPALPEPGQRASRAVYRVEHDLRFTLDISKMASGLDPNAKQQVTTDNAKTEVVTKVSGLLEWRPVPGAEGRWVRLRWKDTGSRSTYPGSGMSAQDEAFLSEQQAKLLDGAEAFVQLDPRNKVLGVKVAPELKPQALPQLFNVLELMAASVPGRPPEEWNAEEHDSFGRYNGAYKVEARDGQTLLVGKTKHYQELHHASPAEADGVGLREKDVKTMGKARIRFSLEERRVLAVEARFRTQVRHPLMDSDVEETYSVQPAGLEAFADTAPPSSLEEHLVALRDVDPRRVAEAARSSVTARPGTVGLEPAEVERKLVELMAALRRLPRFDPQAEDARPLLKDLVSLFSSHPAVARQSLLPVLTDLKDPVPADVLSAVVAQVVGLGVEGQTLALNVLASKGMPEEGYAAALQGIGTQDTLEWTGRDALLQTLRGEMLDVPAEIAVNAALLVGHQGRLAKERGEDVSQWQGALVDALARAKDPERQELALLGLGNIGEPATLALAERYLDSPDANVRLAAASALRQVADPQAAHRIFSLFMSDPSVEVRLGVVDLFNELAPLDAVMAQALQAMPGQPDPAVRRKTLAVLAERSRSPQFVSAFLGDPDPTIRALAQEYLGRL; encoded by the coding sequence ATGAAGTCCACCCCCCCGAGCAAGCACCGGAGGGTCGCCGCGGTCGTCCTGGCCGTGGCGGCCCTGCTCGCCGCGGCCGGGCTGCTGCTGAGCCGCACGCAGCCGACGCCCACGGCCACCCCGCCTGTTGCCTCCTCACGGGACGAGGAGCTCCCCGAACCGCCGCTGCCCGCGCTCCCCGAGCCGGGCCAGCGGGCCTCGCGCGCCGTCTACCGCGTGGAGCACGACCTGCGCTTCACCCTGGACATCTCGAAGATGGCGAGCGGGCTGGACCCGAACGCGAAGCAGCAGGTGACCACCGACAACGCGAAGACCGAGGTGGTGACGAAGGTCTCCGGCCTGCTGGAGTGGAGGCCGGTGCCGGGCGCGGAGGGCCGCTGGGTCCGGCTGCGCTGGAAGGACACCGGCTCGCGCTCCACGTACCCCGGCAGCGGGATGTCCGCCCAGGACGAGGCGTTCCTCAGCGAGCAGCAGGCGAAGCTGCTCGACGGCGCCGAGGCCTTCGTGCAGCTGGACCCGCGCAACAAGGTCCTCGGCGTGAAGGTGGCCCCGGAGCTCAAGCCCCAGGCCCTGCCGCAGCTCTTCAACGTCCTGGAGCTGATGGCCGCCAGCGTCCCCGGCCGTCCGCCCGAGGAGTGGAACGCCGAGGAGCACGACAGCTTCGGCCGCTACAACGGCGCCTACAAGGTGGAGGCCCGCGACGGCCAGACGCTGCTCGTCGGCAAGACGAAGCACTACCAGGAACTCCACCACGCCTCGCCCGCCGAGGCGGACGGCGTGGGCCTGCGCGAGAAGGACGTGAAGACGATGGGCAAGGCGCGCATCCGCTTCAGCCTGGAGGAGCGGCGGGTGCTCGCCGTGGAGGCGCGCTTCCGCACGCAGGTGCGCCACCCGCTCATGGACTCGGACGTGGAGGAGACGTACTCCGTGCAGCCCGCGGGGCTGGAGGCCTTCGCGGACACGGCGCCGCCGTCCTCGCTGGAGGAGCACCTGGTGGCCCTGCGGGACGTGGACCCCCGCCGCGTGGCGGAAGCGGCCCGCTCCTCCGTCACCGCCCGGCCCGGGACGGTGGGGCTCGAGCCCGCCGAGGTGGAGCGCAAGCTGGTGGAGCTGATGGCCGCCCTGCGGCGCCTGCCCCGGTTCGACCCACAGGCGGAGGACGCCCGCCCGCTGCTGAAGGACCTGGTGTCGCTCTTCTCCAGCCACCCGGCGGTGGCACGCCAGTCGCTGCTCCCCGTGCTGACGGACCTGAAGGACCCGGTGCCCGCCGACGTGCTGTCCGCCGTGGTGGCCCAGGTCGTGGGCCTGGGCGTCGAGGGACAGACGCTCGCGCTCAACGTGCTCGCCTCCAAGGGGATGCCGGAGGAGGGCTACGCGGCGGCGCTCCAGGGCATCGGCACGCAGGACACGCTGGAGTGGACGGGCCGTGACGCGCTCCTGCAGACGCTGCGCGGCGAGATGCTGGACGTACCCGCCGAAATCGCCGTCAACGCGGCGCTGCTGGTGGGGCACCAGGGCCGGCTGGCGAAGGAGCGCGGCGAGGACGTGTCGCAGTGGCAGGGGGCGCTGGTGGACGCGCTGGCCCGGGCGAAGGACCCGGAGCGTCAGGAGCTGGCGCTCCTGGGCCTGGGCAACATCGGCGAGCCGGCCACGCTGGCCCTGGCCGAGCGCTACCTGGACAGCCCGGACGCCAACGTGCGGCTGGCGGCGGCGAGCGCCCTGCGGCAGGTGGCCGACCCGCAGGCGGCCCACCGCATCTTCTCGCTCTTCATGTCAGACCCGAGCGTGGAGGTGCGCCTGGGCGTGGTGGACCTGTTCAACGAGCTGGCCCCGCTGGACGCCGTCATGGCGCAGGCGCTCCAGGCCATGCCCGGCCAGCCGGACCCGGCGGTGCGCCGCAAGACGCTCGCGGTGCTCGCCGAGCGCAGCCGCTCGCCCCAGTTCGTCTCGGCCTTCCTCGGCGACCCGGACCCGACCATCCGGGCGCTCGCCCAGGAGTACCTCGGGCGGCTGTGA
- a CDS encoding AAA family ATPase translates to MIEKVQFRNFKAYRSLDLELEPFTVLVGPNASGKTTLLEGLHLLSTVVNAMLAGGKDSWPGPPVQSHGVQSPVELGALGGWNGMKGMARAISAADWVQRKTFRELPFGLACTWGGQTFWIGDSRLKPSANMGPLTVGDLEAIQPLRAGLSATAILRFVPGRLAEASYSEELVPSMSTDGSGLASVLAYLKLSEDEVFARIEGALKLVVPAVRRIRIERATVELTAARIYASHEQDQEIVERRTLWGNQIVFDMRGAKGVSPGAAGEGTLMVLGLLTALMGPSKPRLVLLDDIELSLHPAAQARLVDALRTIQKNDPGLQIIATSHSPFILNYLRPEEVRMTFLAENGFARCEKLTAHPEFEKWKGLMAPGEFWSTVGEEWIGKLGGAAANE, encoded by the coding sequence GTGATCGAGAAGGTCCAGTTCCGCAACTTCAAGGCGTACCGCTCGCTCGACCTGGAGCTGGAGCCCTTCACGGTGCTGGTGGGGCCCAATGCGTCTGGGAAGACGACGCTGCTGGAGGGGCTGCATCTTCTCTCCACCGTCGTCAATGCGATGTTGGCGGGCGGCAAGGACTCCTGGCCTGGACCGCCGGTGCAGTCGCATGGTGTCCAGTCCCCCGTCGAACTCGGCGCCCTTGGCGGGTGGAATGGCATGAAGGGCATGGCGAGAGCCATCAGTGCCGCCGATTGGGTGCAGCGAAAAACGTTCCGAGAGTTGCCATTCGGTCTGGCATGCACTTGGGGTGGACAGACGTTTTGGATTGGCGACAGCCGTTTGAAACCTAGCGCCAACATGGGACCGTTGACGGTGGGAGATCTCGAAGCCATCCAGCCGCTTCGGGCTGGACTGAGCGCGACCGCGATCTTGCGGTTTGTCCCAGGCCGGCTCGCGGAGGCTTCCTACAGCGAGGAACTCGTTCCCAGCATGTCGACGGATGGAAGTGGCCTTGCGTCCGTCCTGGCCTACCTCAAGCTGAGCGAGGATGAGGTCTTTGCCCGTATTGAAGGAGCTCTCAAGCTGGTCGTCCCTGCGGTACGTCGCATCCGCATCGAGCGCGCTACGGTAGAGCTGACAGCGGCGCGGATTTACGCGTCGCACGAACAGGACCAGGAGATCGTAGAAAGGCGCACGCTCTGGGGAAACCAGATCGTCTTCGACATGCGCGGTGCGAAGGGTGTTTCTCCCGGCGCGGCGGGAGAGGGCACGCTGATGGTGCTCGGGCTTCTCACTGCACTCATGGGTCCCAGCAAGCCCCGGCTCGTGTTGCTTGATGATATTGAGCTGTCGCTTCATCCGGCAGCTCAAGCTCGCCTTGTTGATGCGTTACGCACAATTCAGAAGAACGATCCTGGGCTCCAGATCATTGCTACCAGCCACTCGCCCTTCATCCTGAACTATCTGCGCCCGGAGGAAGTCCGGATGACCTTCCTCGCGGAGAACGGCTTCGCCCGCTGCGAAAAGCTCACCGCACATCCTGAGTTCGAGAAGTGGAAGGGCCTGATGGCCCCAGGCGAGTTCTGGAGCACCGTGGGCGAGGAGTGGATTGGAAAGCTGGGTGGGGCCGCGGCGAATGAGTGA
- a CDS encoding GNAT family N-acetyltransferase, with translation MEHSYRDYTLRRAVAEELPALPEVERLAAEQFHHSPHPFAAGLPVQSLEQLREHHQRGDVWVAVAKDGTVAAFTICKPLDGAVFIVEADVHPGHARRGLGAALFELIARWARAEGYPALLLTTFGDVAWNAPYYERLGFRILRDDEQGPGLRAIREAETRFGLPPESRVSMKRVLDSER, from the coding sequence ATGGAACACAGCTATCGCGACTACACCTTGAGACGCGCCGTCGCCGAGGAGCTGCCAGCGCTCCCGGAGGTGGAGCGCCTCGCGGCGGAGCAGTTCCACCACTCGCCGCATCCGTTCGCGGCCGGGCTCCCGGTGCAGTCCCTGGAGCAACTGCGGGAGCACCACCAGCGGGGAGACGTGTGGGTGGCCGTCGCGAAGGACGGCACCGTCGCGGCCTTCACCATCTGCAAGCCGCTGGACGGGGCCGTCTTCATCGTCGAGGCGGACGTGCACCCCGGCCATGCGCGGCGGGGACTGGGCGCGGCGCTGTTCGAGCTCATCGCACGGTGGGCCCGGGCGGAGGGATACCCGGCGTTGCTGCTCACCACCTTCGGGGACGTGGCATGGAACGCGCCCTACTACGAGCGTCTGGGGTTCCGCATCCTCCGGGACGACGAGCAGGGGCCGGGGCTGCGCGCCATCCGTGAAGCGGAGACGCGGTTCGGCCTCCCGCCCGAGAGCCGCGTCTCCATGAAGCGCGTCCTCGACAGTGAGCGCTGA
- the ettA gene encoding energy-dependent translational throttle protein EttA, producing MAQNFIFTMQDLRKVKNSKEILKGIYLSFFPGAKIGVIGPNGSGKSTLLRIMAGVDTEFFGVAKPDPTAKVGYLAQEPQLDPTLDVKGNVELGLKEIRAALDRFNEVSAKFAEPMDDAAMEKLLAEQGRLQDYIDSVNGWELDRTLEMAMDALRLPPGDADVTKLSGGEKRRVALCRILLEKPDLLLLDEPTNHLDAESVAWLEVALKEYKGTIVCITHDRYFLDNAAEWILELDRGEGVPWKGNYSSWLEQKQNRLALEEKSESHRQKTLKRELEWVRQSPKARQAKSKARIAAYEDLLNQSQEKREATGEIIIPPAPKLGGLVVEAKGLRKAYGDRLLVDDLNFKLPPGGIVGVIGPNGAGKTTLFRMMTGVETPDAGELRVGETVKLAYVDQSRDALNGDNSVFQEVNGGLDFIDLGKGGQVPSRAYLAGFAFKGQDQQKRVKDLSGGERNRVHLAKMLKSGGNLLLLDEPTNDLDVETLRSLEDALLSFAGCAVVISHDRWFLDRIATHILAFEGDSKAFFFEGNFQDYEADKKKRLGPEALEPHRIRYRPLTKS from the coding sequence ATGGCCCAGAATTTCATCTTCACGATGCAGGACCTGCGCAAGGTCAAGAACAGCAAGGAGATCCTCAAGGGCATCTACCTGTCGTTCTTCCCGGGCGCGAAGATTGGTGTCATCGGCCCCAACGGCTCGGGTAAGTCCACGCTGCTGCGCATCATGGCGGGCGTGGACACCGAGTTCTTCGGCGTGGCCAAGCCGGACCCCACGGCGAAGGTGGGCTACCTGGCGCAGGAGCCGCAGCTCGACCCCACGCTGGACGTGAAGGGGAACGTGGAGCTGGGCCTGAAGGAGATTCGGGCCGCGCTGGACCGCTTCAACGAGGTCAGCGCGAAGTTCGCCGAGCCCATGGACGACGCGGCCATGGAGAAGCTGCTGGCCGAGCAGGGCCGGCTCCAGGACTACATCGACTCGGTGAACGGCTGGGAGCTGGACCGGACGCTCGAGATGGCGATGGACGCGCTGCGGCTGCCCCCGGGCGACGCGGACGTGACGAAGCTGTCCGGCGGTGAGAAGCGCCGCGTGGCGCTGTGCCGCATCCTCCTGGAGAAGCCGGACCTGCTGCTGCTGGACGAGCCCACCAACCACCTGGACGCGGAGAGCGTCGCGTGGCTGGAGGTGGCGCTGAAGGAGTACAAGGGCACCATCGTCTGCATCACCCACGACCGGTACTTCCTGGACAACGCGGCCGAGTGGATTCTGGAGCTGGACCGCGGCGAGGGGGTGCCCTGGAAGGGCAACTACTCCAGCTGGCTGGAGCAGAAGCAGAACCGGCTGGCGCTGGAGGAGAAGTCGGAGAGCCACCGGCAGAAGACGCTCAAGCGCGAGCTGGAGTGGGTGCGCCAGTCGCCCAAGGCGCGCCAGGCGAAGAGCAAGGCGCGTATCGCCGCGTACGAGGACCTGCTCAACCAGTCGCAGGAGAAGCGCGAGGCGACGGGTGAAATCATCATCCCCCCCGCGCCGAAGCTGGGCGGGCTGGTGGTGGAGGCCAAGGGGCTGCGCAAGGCGTACGGCGACCGGCTGCTGGTGGACGACCTGAACTTCAAGCTGCCGCCGGGCGGAATCGTCGGCGTGATTGGGCCCAACGGCGCGGGTAAGACGACGCTGTTCCGGATGATGACGGGCGTGGAGACGCCGGACGCGGGCGAGCTGCGGGTGGGCGAGACGGTGAAGCTGGCCTACGTGGACCAGAGCCGCGACGCGCTGAACGGCGACAACTCGGTGTTCCAGGAGGTGAACGGCGGGCTGGACTTCATCGACCTGGGCAAGGGCGGGCAGGTGCCCAGCCGCGCGTACCTGGCGGGCTTCGCGTTCAAGGGCCAGGACCAGCAGAAGCGGGTGAAGGACCTGTCCGGCGGCGAGCGCAACCGCGTGCACCTGGCGAAGATGCTCAAGAGCGGTGGGAATCTCCTGCTGCTCGACGAGCCCACGAACGACCTGGACGTGGAGACGCTGCGGAGCCTGGAGGACGCGCTCTTGAGCTTCGCGGGCTGCGCGGTGGTCATCAGCCACGACCGGTGGTTCCTGGACCGCATCGCCACGCACATCCTGGCGTTCGAGGGGGACAGCAAGGCGTTCTTCTTCGAGGGCAACTTCCAGGACTACGAGGCGGACAAGAAGAAGCGCCTGGGCCCCGAGGCGCTGGAGCCGCACCGCATCCGGTACCGGCCCCTCACCAAGAGCTGA
- a CDS encoding DUF3667 domain-containing protein, translating to MHRLAHYTLRLMSAVPEPVAAPSPPPVEPCADCGAELTGPYCAQCGAKRFSRDEQQFQPYMKKLLLERLHLDGRLWRTLWLLVSRPGFLTVEAHSGRFGPYLSARKLFLLVGALYFLFGSGTFYRLDVMMADGAERYQAFVEYSAREQGVEPAVHREHLEARFQRVNKLVQLGGVLLLACALPLLYRQPRRYFGEHLTFALHVAVFRFLVGAVGQPFRPLLGTWVPSFSLVNLAFLIYVGIALRRVYGGSWVATWAKALVLCLIAIATVFLSIGAGMSSVFFLWR from the coding sequence GTGCACCGCCTCGCGCACTACACTCTCCGGCTCATGTCCGCTGTCCCCGAGCCCGTCGCCGCCCCGTCGCCTCCTCCCGTGGAGCCTTGCGCCGACTGTGGAGCGGAGCTGACGGGGCCCTACTGCGCGCAGTGTGGCGCGAAGCGCTTCAGCCGGGACGAGCAGCAGTTCCAGCCGTACATGAAGAAGCTGCTGCTGGAGCGGCTGCACCTGGACGGCCGCCTGTGGCGCACCCTGTGGCTCCTCGTCTCGCGGCCCGGGTTCCTCACCGTGGAGGCCCACTCGGGGCGCTTCGGGCCCTACCTGTCGGCGCGCAAGCTGTTCCTCCTTGTCGGCGCGCTGTACTTCCTCTTCGGCAGCGGCACGTTCTACCGGCTGGACGTGATGATGGCCGACGGCGCGGAGCGCTATCAGGCGTTCGTCGAGTACTCGGCGCGCGAGCAGGGCGTGGAGCCCGCCGTGCACCGCGAGCACCTGGAGGCCCGGTTCCAGCGCGTGAACAAGCTCGTGCAGCTCGGCGGCGTGCTGCTGCTGGCCTGTGCGCTGCCGCTGCTCTACCGCCAGCCCCGGCGCTACTTCGGCGAGCACCTCACCTTCGCGCTCCATGTCGCCGTCTTCCGCTTCCTCGTGGGCGCCGTCGGTCAGCCCTTCCGCCCGCTCCTGGGGACGTGGGTTCCCAGCTTCTCCCTCGTCAACCTCGCGTTCCTCATCTACGTGGGCATCGCCCTGCGGCGCGTGTACGGCGGCTCGTGGGTGGCGACGTGGGCCAAGGCCCTGGTGCTGTGCCTCATCGCCATCGCCACGGTGTTCCTCAGCATCGGCGCGGGCATGAGCAGCGTCTTCTTCCTCTGGCGTTAG